Proteins encoded together in one Triticum dicoccoides isolate Atlit2015 ecotype Zavitan chromosome 7B, WEW_v2.0, whole genome shotgun sequence window:
- the LOC119342040 gene encoding tRNA pseudouridine synthase A-like, with protein MLAKFRPLMAAAPTTKSAPAVAFSTAAERDGYAQYNHTDACQHLRWTARESYEYMHARPWSRVVDFYAELVRTGAGAAGLAELFRKDETDHLRDTNGEEPLASSEKQMSVKSSKARGGRWGRANFKIVLSYHGGSFDGWQKQPGLNTVQGLVEKHLGQFVDERKAKQLQERSLPVEGCATVAGRTDKGVTALQQVCSFYTWRKDVQPGDLKDTINEAAPDKIKSLVVSEVSREFHPNFSAKWRTYLYIFPLDGDAKSISEDEQSSMILENPEYKAPRSFDVAKVDKIIRQLEGKMLSYKIFARDTQASRSDGPATECFMFHSRAAVTKLYSADENCKEGTTVMCVELVANRFLRKMVRVLVATSIREAAAGADEDALLNLMDATCRRATAPPAPAEGLCLVDVGYEDFDEQRCFIID; from the exons ATGCTCGCCAAGTTCCGGCCTCTCATGGCGGCGGCACCGACGACGAAGTCCGCCCCGGCCGTGGCGTTCTCCACGGCGGCGGAGCGGGACGGCTACGCGCAGTACAACCACACCGACGCGTGCCAGCACCTCCGGTGGACTGCCAG GGAGAGCTACGAGTACATGCACGCGCGGCCGTGGAGCAGGGTGGTCGACTTCTACGCCGAGCTCGTGCGCACCGGCGCCGGCGCGGCGGGGCTCGCCGAGCTGTTTCGGAAAGACGAG ACAGATCATCTTCGTGACACGAATGGTGAGGAGCCTTTAGCATCATCTGAAAAACAAATGTCTGTTAAATCCTCCAAAGCCCGAGGAGGCAGGTGGGGAAGAGCAAACTTTAAGATTGTTCTTTCATATCATGGGGGGTCGTTTGATGGTTGGCAGAAGCAGCCTGGCCTCAACACTGTTCAAGG GTTGGTGGAAAAACATCTTGGACAATTTGTCGACGAGAGAAAAGCTAAACAACTTCAAGAAAGATCTTTGCCGGTAGAAGGCTGTGCCACTGTTGCTGGGCGCACTGACAAAGGGGTGACTGCTCTTCAGCAAGTCTGCTCATTTT ATACGTGGAGGAAGGATGTACAGCCTGGCGATCTAAAAGACACAATAAATGAGGCTGCACCAGataaaatcaaatctttggtcgtGTCAGAG GTCTCACGTGAATTTCATCCTAATTTTTCAGCCAAATGGAGGACATACCTGTATATATTTCCTCTTGATGGGGATGCTAAATCAATATCAGAGGATGAGCAATCCTCTATGATACTAGAGAATCCTGAATACAAAGCACCTCGGAGCTTTGATGTGGCCAAGGTTGACAAAATCATTAGGCAACTGGAAGGAAAAATGCTATCTTACAAAATATTTGCACGTGACACACAAGCTTCACGTAGCGA TGGCCCAGCTACCGAGTGTTTTATGTTCCATTCTCGAGCTGCAGTGACCAAACTGTATTCTGCTGATGAG aattgcaaagaaggcaCGACGGTCATGTGTGTTGAGCTAGTTGCGAACAGATTCCTACGCAAG ATGGTTAGGGTTCTTGTTGCGACCAGCATCAGAGAGGCCGCTGCTGGAGCCGACGAAGACGCCTTGCTGAACCTGATGGACGCCACGTGCAGGCGCGCAACGGCTCCCCCGGCGCCCGCGGAGGGCCTCTGCCTTGTAGACGTGGGCTATGAAGATTTCGACGAACAGAGGTGCTTCATCATTGACTAA
- the LOC119342039 gene encoding probable serine/threonine-protein kinase PBL17 gives MGGCFSLEEQRLQSRTGTSAEAGGPDGLRKCKSDSKAISSVLAPPKDVEDLQTEGYGNVNIFTYNELRAATKNFRPDQILGEGGFGVVYKGVIDENVRIGFPSRQVAVKELNPEGFQGDKEWLAEVNYLGQLSHANLVELIGYCCEGSHRLLVYEYMACGSLEKHLFRRVCLNMPWSTRMKIALGAARGLEYLHGAERSIIYRDFKTSNILLDADYNAKLSDFGLARTGPSGDQTHVSTRVMGTYGYAAPEYVMTGHLTARSDVYGFGVVLLEMIIGRRAVDKSRPSREHNLVEWARPLLVHNRKLFRIIDPRMEGQYSTKAAIEVASLCYRCLSQNPKGRPTMSQVVETFEEVQSMPECQDILLQNCMTGSVTLYEVPKEPVEHVETEKAKQEPTAKTDAVAVAVPPANGKPVPQSRRTRPANGRSKSEPPLECKLYIPSPDSDGHQLGLEALASPPSRNSSRDDPPPVDEDLYKI, from the exons ATGGGGGGCTGCTTCTCGCTCGAGGAGCAGCGGCTCCAGAGCAGGACAG GCACTTCGGCTGAAGCTGGTGGACCAGATGGGCTGAGGAAGTGCAAATCTGATTCTAAAGCTATTTCAAGTGTTCTTGCTCCTCCGAAAGATGTGGAGGACCTGCAAACAGAAGGATATGGAAATGTCAACATTTTCACATACAACGAACTGCGAGCAGCCACAAAGAACTTTCGGCCTGATCAGATTCTTGGGGAGGGTGGATTTGGAGTTGTTTACAAAGGCGTCATCGATGAAAATGTTAGAATAGGTTTTCCATCCAGACAGGTTGCTGTGAAAGAACTGAACCCAGAAGGTTTTCAAGGAGACAAGGAATGGTTG GCAGAAGTCAACTATCTTGGGCaacttagtcatgcaaatctagtcGAACTGATTGGCTATTGCTGCGAGGGTTCACATAGATTACTTGTCTACGAGTACATGGCTTGTGGCAGTCTTGAAAAGCACCTTTTTCGAC GGGTTTGCCTTAATATGCCATGGTCGACTCGCATGAAGATTGCGCTTGGTGCAGCAAGGGGGCTTGAGTACCTCCACGGAGCTGAGAGATCCATTATCTATAGGGATTTCAAGACATCAAACATCTTGCTAGATGCG GATTATAATGCTAAGCTTTCAGACTTTGGCCTAGCAAGAACTGGACCTAGTGGAGACCAAACCCATGTCTCAACTCGGGTCATGGGAACTTATGGCTATGCAGCTCCTGAATATGTGATGACTG GCCATTTGACAGCACGGAGTGATGTTTATGGGTTTGGTGTTGTGCTTCTCGAGATGATTATTGGGAGGAGGGCTGTGGACAAGAGCCGGCCGAGCCGTGAGCATAACCTAGTTGAGTGGgcacgccccctccttgtccacaaCCGGAAGCTCTTCAGAATCATTGATCCTAGAATGGAAGGCCAATACTCCACCAAGGCTGCCATTGAAGTGGCCAGCCTTTGCTACCGGTGCTTGAGCCAGAACCCTAAAGGGCGTCCTACTATGAGCCAGGTCGTCGAAACCTTTGAGGAGGTTCAAAGCATGCCGGAATGCCAGGACATACTCCTGCAGAATTGCATGACCGGATCTGTGACGCTATACGAGGTCCCAAAGGAGCCTGTTGAGCATGTCGAGACAGAGAAGGCGAAGCAAGAACCAACAGCAAAGACTGATGCCGTGGCGGTGGCCGTGCCACCGGCGAACGGAAAGCCAGTGCCCCAGAGCAGGAGGACGCGGCCGGCAAACGGCAGGAGCAAGAGCGAGCCGCCTCTGGAGTGCAAGCTGTACATCCCTTCGCCTGACTCCGACGGGCATCAGCTGGGGCTGGAAGCCCTGGCATCGCCCCCTTCCAGAAACAGCAGCAGGGATGATCCTCCTCCCGTGGACGAAGATCTGTACAAGATATAA